In the Mauremys mutica isolate MM-2020 ecotype Southern chromosome 13, ASM2049712v1, whole genome shotgun sequence genome, one interval contains:
- the LOC123348645 gene encoding olfactory receptor 5V1-like, whose amino-acid sequence MANETAPSEFIIMGFSILQQLQFLLFGIFLVTYLCTLVGNISIIIIVCMDAQLRTPMYFFLGNLSFLDLCYTTTNVPQMLVHLLVERKRISYAGCIVQLYFFLAFVGTECILLVVMAYDRYVAICNPLHYLVVMRKSLCFQLAGAAWASGFLNSAVHTFFTFRLPFCGANQINYFFCDIPPLLKLSCGDTSLNEIILLAVGVFIGWIPFLCIVLSYVYIISTILKIRSTEGRLKTFSTCGSHLTIVLLYYGSSIFTYVRPISSYSLDSDRLISVLYSIVTPMLNPMIYTLRNKDVKGALRKVFMGKLCLQ is encoded by the coding sequence atggcaaatgaaactgCCCCATCTGAGTTCATCATCATGGGGTTCTCCatcctccagcagctgcagttcttgCTCTTTGGCATCTTCTTGGTCACCTACCTGTGCACCCTGGTGGGGAACATCTCCATCATCATCATTGTCTGCATGGATGcccagctccgcactcccatgtactttttcctggGAAACCTCTCTTTCCTGGACCTCTGCTACACCACCACCAATGTCCCCCAGATGTTGGTGCACCTGCTGGTGGAAAGGAAGAGGATCAGCTATGCAGGATGCATTGTCCAGCTCTATTTTTTCCTGGCCTTTGTGGGCACGGAGTGTATCCTCCTGGTGGTGATGGCTTATGACCGCTATGTGGCAATATGCAACCCCTTGCACTACTTGGTCGTCATGAGAAAATCCCTCTGCTTCCAGCTGGCTGGTGCCGCTTGGGCCAGTGGCTTTCTCAACTCTGCAGTGCACACATTTTTCACCTTTCGGCTGCCCTTCTGCGGGGCCAACCAGATCAACTACTTCTTCTGCGACATCCCGCCCCTCCTCAAACTCTCCTGTGGAGACACCTCCCTCAATGAGATTATCCTTCTTGCCGTCGGGGTCTTCATTGGGTGGATCCCATTCCTGTGCATCGTCCTGTCCTACGTCtacatcatctccaccatcctgaagATACGTTCCACAGAAGGGAGGCTCAAAACTTTCTCCACCTGCGGGTCCCACCTGACCATTGTCCTGCTGTATTACGGGAGCTCCATCTTCACCTACGTCAGGCCCATATCCAGCTACTCGCTGGACAGTGACAGACTGATCTCAGTGCTTTACAGCATAGTAACCCCCATGTTGAACCCAATGATCTATACCCTGAGGAACAAAGATGTGAAGGGGGCTCTGAGAAAAGTTTTCATGGGGAAATTGTGTTTGCAATAA